A single genomic interval of Eleutherodactylus coqui strain aEleCoq1 chromosome 3, aEleCoq1.hap1, whole genome shotgun sequence harbors:
- the RAD54L2 gene encoding helicase ARIP4 — protein sequence MSDASISPSEPDLDPQEEEEDDDEEDDDEEDEADEEDGLDDENDGDDEDEAHDKKEKSQSAALGAENSEHGSGGEDEWKCSSTSGQSEKDEKTAANDEAKKIRLQKPANMRRNIRKLLREDQLEAVTKTAQQEELERRKRLEQQRKDYPLPLISTLPAVPLDFLNEEIELRTADVSQLVGNQEIICLDSSSGDSEDEAQRKSLGVNDEVIELSSGEEESLQIVESGDSTNEVDDGDLAGENSGSHVNDTLNLPDAFGQVLVNINHPPNEKDLFLAPQLARAVKPHQIGGIRFLYDNLVESLERFPSSSGFGCILAHSMGLGKTLQVISFLDVLFQHTPAKTVLAIVPVNTLQNWQAEFNMWLPAPEALPPDHNSEFLRPRSFKVHILNDEYKTTAARAKVVNEWVADGGVLLMGYEMYRLLSLKKSFTVGRKKRSKKAAGPVIIDLDEEDRQQEMLKGIEKALSRPGPDVVICDEGHRIKNCHASTSQALKNIRSRRRVVLTGYPLQNNLIEYWCMVDFVRPDFLGTRQEFSNMFERPILNGQCTDSTPQDKRLMRYRSHVLHSLLEGFVQRRGHTVLRAQLPSKEEHVILVRLSPIQRALYTEFMNRFRDAGNSGWLGLNPLKAFCVCCKIWNHPDVLYEALQKENLANEQDLDVDDLGTNTRCQSQGSKVKVEAGALGSLMGEAANSKLLQGMGFNPSQEKANQVVTYEWAKEILCDYQTGILQNSPKMCLLFHLIEESMKLGDKILVFSQSLSTLSILEDFLAKRPMPATPGKEGMDRNTWVRNLNYYRLDGSTSASERERLINQFNDPNNENVWLFLLSTRAGCLGVNLIGANRVVVFDASWNPCHDAQAVCRVYRYGQRKPCYIYRLVSDFTLERKIYDRQITKQGMSDRVVDDLNPEVNFTRREVENLLHFVEEEPDLSKQHLNSSTFNEVVLQNACTLYPHLITKDPFQHESLLLDRKEQKLTLAEKKAAKRSYEEEKRASVPYTRPSYTQYYPAPDHSLANIPAFSQRNWRPLLKTDERPVASVRPLQSTPIPMMPRHIPVGHAGSASGSVPPFNFPVNYLQRAGVLVQKVVTTTDIVIPGMTTSTDVQARISAGESIHVIRGTKGTYIRTSDGRIFAIRSSTKQKSSEPRRSAQLGVQGQNSGQGQLGSYMSNGRHTSSPASQNSEEPSRPISSDSPEILSELQQYAEAAGSRSSHSAPQLPNPNIQPQSLIQLPKTQSRKRKEPSEQSSQWSSSKRHPFSHLPYPGLTGFGIPPSSLNHSLSRAANSVYMGAGGGASHFPLPSLLSDPQLGLPMVPDPLLTPTSGTSSAPSSVPPYLLPPSFSLPFTQSLPAQTRMFAPFPSSMLSRGLSTNSSASTFPGYLSSQPGYQPPTAGTASRSLPMGEGELESSEEDGKDDDVVEVTGK from the exons ATGTCTGACGCGTCCATCTCGCCAAGCGAGCCAGACCTGGAcccacaggaagaggaggaggacgatgatgaggaAGATGATGACGAGGAAGACGAAGCTGATGAAGAGGATGGATTGGATGATGAGAATGACGGGGATGACGAAGATGAGGCACACGACAAGAAAG AAAAGTCTCAGAGCGCTGCACTGGGTGCAGAAAACTCTGAGCATGGCAGCGGTGGTGAAGACGAATGGAAATGCTCATCTACCTCAGGACAGAGTGAAAAAGACGAGAAGACTGCAGCCAACGATGAGGCCAAGAAAATACGCTTACAGAAGCCTGCCAACATGAGGAGGAACATCAG GAAACTGCTCCGCGAAGATCAGTTGGAGGCTGTGACCAAGACTGCGCAACAGGAGGAGCTGGAAAGACGTAAACGTTTGGAACAGCAGAGGAAGGATTATCCTTTACCATTGATCTCTACCCTGCCGGCTGTCCCTCTAGACTTCCTCAATG AAGAGATCGAGCTGAGGACGGCCGACGTGTCACAACTTGTGGGGAACCAGGAGATCATCTGTTtggacagcagcagcggggacagTGAGGACGAGGCACAGAGGAAATCTCTGGGTGTAAATGACG AGGTGATCGAGCTGAGTTCGGGGGAGGAGGAGTCCCTACAGATTGTGGAGAGTGGAGACTCCACTAATGAAGTCGATGACGGTGATCTCGCTGGAGAGAACAGCGGTTCCCATGTCAATGACACTTTGAACCTGCCAGATGCTTTCGGACAGGTCCTTGTCAATATCAACCACCCACCTAATGAGAAGGACCTTTTTCTTGCGCCACAATTGGCCCGAGCTGTTAAACCACATCAG ATTGGGGGCATCCGCTTTCTATATGACAACCTGGTGGAGTCTCTGGAGAGATTTCCCAGCAGCAGTGGCTTTGGCTGCATCCTGGCTCACAGCATGGGATTGGGCAAGACCCTTCAGGTCATCTCATTCCTGGACGTTCTCTTCCAGCATACCCCGGCCAAGACTGTGCTCGCCATTGTACCG GTGAACACTCTGCAGAACTGGCAGGCAGAGTTTAATATGTGGCTTCCGGCCCCTGAGGCGTTACCTCCCGACCACAATTCTGAGTTTCTCCGGCCGCGGTCCTTTAAGGTTCATATTCTGAACGATGAGTACAA aACGACAGCTGCTCGCGCCAAAGTTGTGAATGAGTGGGTAGCAGACGGGGGCGTCCTGTTAATGGGGTACGAGATGTATCGGCTTCTGTCTCTCAAGAAATCCTTCACCgttgggagaaaaaaaaggagCAAGAAAGCGGCCGGTCCGGTGATCATCGACCTGGACGAGGAGGATCGGCAGCAAGAGATGCTAAAAG GGATTGAAAAGGCTTTGTCTCGGCCGGGCCCCGATGTGGTCATCTGTGACGAGGGCCATCGTATAAAGAATTGTCATGCCAGTACATCCCAAGCTCTGAAGAACATTCGGTCGCGGCGGAGGGTGGTCCTAACGGGATACCCTCTGCAGAACAACCTGATTGAGTACTGGTGCATGGTGGACTTTGTGCGGCCGGACTTTCTTGGCACGAGGCAAGAGTTTAGCAACATGTTTGAGAGGCCCATCCTCAATGGACAGTGTACAGACAGCACGCCACAGGACAAGCGCCTCATGAGGTATCGCAGCCATGTGCTACACAGCTTGCTGGAAGGCTTTGTGCAGAG ACGCGGGCACACAGTTTTAAGGGCACAGCTCCCTTCTAAAGAAGAGCACGTGATCTTGGTTCGTCTGTCCCCCATACAGAGAGCGCTGTATACGGAGTTCATGAACCGGTTCAGAGATGCAGGGAACAGTGGATGGCTCGGTCTCAACCCCCTGAAAGCTTTCTGCGTCTGCTGCAAG ATCTGGAATCATCCGGATGTTCTGTACGAGGCGCTACAGAAGGAGAACTTGGCCAACGAGCAGGATCTAGATGTCGATGATCTCGGAACAAACACTCGATGTCAGTCACAGGGGTCTAAAGTAAAAGTGGAAGCTGGGGCATTAGGGAGCCTGATGGGAGAGGCTGCCAACAGCAAGCTTCTACAGGGCATGGGCTTCAACCCTAGTCAGGAGAAAGCCAACCAAGTGGTGACATATGAGTGG GCTAAGGAGATTTTGTGCGACTACCAAACTGGCATACTGCAAAACTCCCCAAAGATGTGTCTGCTCTTTCACCTGATTGAGGAAAGCATGAAGCTGGGTGATAAGATCCTGGTGTTCAG TCAGAGCTTGTCTACACTTTCCATCCTTGAAGATTTTTTAGCAAAGAGACCAATGCCGGCCACTCCTGGGAAAGAAGGCATGGACAGGAACACCTGGGTCAGGAACCTCAACTATTACA GGCTGGATGGAAGCACTTCAGCCTCAGAAAGGGAACGATTAATAAACCAATTTAATGACCCCAATAATGAGAACGTCTGGCTGTTCTTGCTGTCCACACG CGCTGGCTGCCTGGGTGTCAACCTGATAGGAGCTAACCGAGTTGTTGTGTTTGATGCCTCGTGGAACCCATGTCATGATGCCCAGGCTGTGTGTCGAGTGTACAGATATGGTCAGAGGAAACCTTGCTACATTTACCGTCTGGTTTCTGACTTCACCTTAGAGCGGAAAATCTACGACCGCCAGATCACTAAGCAAGGAATGTCAG ACCGTGTAGTCGATGATCTCAACCCAGAAGTAAATTTCACCCGGCGAGAAGTAGAGAATCTGCTGCATTTTGTGGAGGAGGAGCCGGATCTGTCCAAACAGCATCTGAACTCCTCTACGTTCAACGAGGTTGTGCTGCAGAATGCTTGTACGTTATACCCGCACCTAATCACCAAG GATCCTTTCCAACACGAATCTCTACTCCTGGATCGTAAGGAACAAAAGCTGACATTGGCTGAGAAGAAAGCAGCGAAGCGCAGTTATGAGGAGGAGAAGAGGGCTTCTGTGCCCTACACCCGACCGTCCTATACCCAGTACTACCCAGCACCAGACCACAGCCTGGCAAACATCCCAGCATTCAGCCAGAGGAACTG GCGGCCATTGCTAAAGACGGATGAGAGGCCTGTGGCCAGTGTCCGACCTCTGCAGTCCACACCCATCCCCATGATGCCCCGGCACATCCCCGTCGGCCATGCTGGCTCTGCCTCTGGATCTGTCCCCCCCTTTAACTTTCCAGTAAACTACCTGCAGAGGGCGGGGGTCTTGGTACAGAAGGTGGTCACCACCACAG ATATTGTTATACCTGGAATGACCACATCCACGGACGTTCAGGCACGAATTAGTGCAGGCGAGAGCATTCATGTTATCCGAGGCACAAAAG GAACATACATCCGTACCAGCGATGGGAGAATATTTGCCATCAGGTCAAGCACCAAGCAGAAGAGCTCTGAACCACGGCGCTCTGCGCAGTTAG GTGTACAGGGACAGAACTCTGGCCAAGGTCAGCTCGGATCATATATGAGTAACGGGCGTCATACGTCTAGCCCCGCTTCCCAGAACAGCGAGGAGCCCTCACGGCCGATCTCTTCAGACAGCCCAGAGATTCTAAGTGAGCTGCAGCAGTACGCAGAGGCAGCGGGTTCCCGTAGCTCTCACAGTGCCCCTCAACTTCCAAATCCCAACATCCAGCCTCAAAGTCTGATTCAGCTGCCCAAAACACAGTCCAGAAAGCGCAAGGAACCATCTGAGCAGTCCAGCCAGTGGTCGTCTAGTAAGAGGCACCCATTCAGCCACCTGCCTTACCCTGGTTTGACAGGCTTTGGCATCCCTCCCTCCTCGCTAAACCACAGCTTATCGAGGGCGGCGAACTCTGTGTATATGGGGGCTGGTGGTGGTGCTTCCCACTTTCCGCTACCTTCTTTGCTGTCGGACCCACAGTTAGGCCTTCCGATGGTTCCTGACCCTCTACTGACCCCCACCTCGGGCACCTCCTCAGCCCCCTCCAGTGTGCCCCCGTACCTTCTGCCCCCTTCTTTCTCTTTACCCTTCACGCAGTCATTGCCAGCTCAGACACGAATGTTTGCCCCGTTTCCATCTTCAATGCTGAGCCGAGGACTCTCCACTAACAGCTCAGCGTCAACCTTCCCTGGCTACCTCTCCTCCCAGCCCGGCTACCAACCTCCAACTGCTGGGACTGCATCCCGCTCCCTTCCAATGGGCGAGGGAGAGCTGGAGTCCAGCGAGGAGGATGGGAAAGACGATGATGTGGTAGAGGTAACGGGGAAGTGA